CATATGAAACTCTTTATCCATACGGTTGAAGAGGCAAAAGATGTCGCAAAAGTTCAGCTTCTCTTTCCAAAAAACATACAAGCAAAAAAAGTAAAAATCAACGATTCGATTGAATCGTTTTGGATAGAGGGTTATAAAGTAAGTCTTGGAAAAAATGAAAAAGGCAATGTTGAACTGCTTCAAAACGCCCGTGCAAAGGATATCTGGCTTCATATGAAAGAGAGACCCTCAGCGCATGTAATCATTACGACGGATAAGCAAAATGTTCCGCAAAGCGTTATAGAGGGAGCGGCAAGACTATGCGTTGACTTTACGATGTTTCAAAAAGACAGGTATTTGGTCGATTATACTCCAAGAAGAGAAGTTACCATCCAAAGCGGCGCGAATGTGCTTTACAATAAGTACAAAACTATAGAAATAGATACAAGGTAGTAGTTATAGACTGCTTCGTTGCACTCGCAGTGACATAAAGAGACTTCGTCGTCATTGTGACCCCTTTCGTCATTGCGAACGAAGTGAAGCAATCTCAGCGAAGCAATCTATGTTTAAGTAAAATTAAGGGAAATAAGATGGCGGTAGGTCTAGTAGCAAATGCGATATATGTCAATCAGCAAACCCCGAGCGTTGCATCGGTTGCTACCGCTCACAACAGCCGTGTGGATTTTCAAAATATGGTAGCGCAAACCGTTGCACAGGAAAAAGAGACAGAAGTTCTTGAAGTCCGCCCCTCAGAAGAGAATCATGAAGTTAACCCCGACCGTGAACATCAAAAAAACGAAGCGGATCAAGAGAGTGCAAGAAATAAAAAACACGAAAAATCAGAAGAAAAAGAGGTTCAACCGCCTTTACATATATTAGATATTAAAGTGTGATTGGATATAATAGTTTCTAATATTTTACTAGGAAAAGCGATGAATGTATTTATGGTCTCAAAAGAGAGACTAATCACCGGTATAACATTAGTTGTCGGAGTGCTTATAATAGGCTTTGTGGATAATTTTTTTCTTATGTGGCTCTTTTTGGGAGCAGTTTATATATTGGCTTTTTATGAAGCGATGAGGCTATTTAATATAAAAAATAGTGATTTAATCTATTTTGCCGTCGGGGTTTGGCTGCTTGCGGCAATATACCCGCACAGCGATGATATTTTCATCTTAATATGTTTGGCTTATGCAGGCGCCGTTGCTTATAATAGAAATTTGAGTTGGAAAAATTTTCTCCCGTTTATCTATCCGACCGCAGGGATGCTTTTTATCTTATCAATGTACCAAGGGTATGGAGTTCTTTCTCTCTTGTGGCTTTTAGTGATTGTCGCTCTAACCGATATCGGCGCCTACGCGGTCGGCACAAGCATGGGTAAAACCCCGTTTAGTCCTACTTCTCCGAACAAAACGCTAGAAGGTGCGCTCGGCGGGGTGGCGGTTGCAACGATGGGCGGTATGTTTGTAGGTTTGTCTATCGTAGATTTGGGCGTCTCAATCGTCATCTCTTTTATGGTCGCTCTTAGTTCAATATTTGGCGATTTGTTTGAAAGTTTACTAAAAAGAGAAGCAGGCGTAAAAGACAGCGGTTATATTTTACCCGGTCACGGCGGTGTATTGGATAGAATTGACGGCTATCTTTTCGGCGGTATCGTAATGTTGGTACTTCTTCGCGGGCTAGTTTGATTTGATACTGCTCGGCTCTACCGGTTCTATCGGCGTAAACACGCTTGAAGTCGCAAAAAAATTTTCAATGGGTGTAGAGGCGCTAGTCGCCGGCAACAACATAGAGCTTTTAAACTCCCAAATAAAAGAGCACAACCCAAAAACAGTCGTTGTCGCAAACAAAGAAGATATCCACAGGGTAAACCACAACAATGTTTTTAGCGGCGAAGAAGCGATTTTAAGAGTTATAGAAGAGTCAAAGAGCGAGTTGGTCGTAAACGCGCTTGTCGGCTTTTTGGGTCTGCGTCCCACGCTCACCGCTCTTAAAGCAGGCAAAAAAGTGGCTCTTGCAAATAAAGAATCACTTGTTGCCTGCGGTGCTTTTATAGACACAGCCAAAATCCAACCCATAGACAGCGAACATTTCGGGCTTTGGTACTTGATGCAAAACCGACCGATTGAGAAAATGATAATCACCGCAAGCGGCGGAGCATTTCGCGACTGGGATATAAACAAACTTCAAAACGCAACTTTAGCAGATACCCAAAAACATCCAAACTGGTCGATGGGACAAAAGATAACCATAGACAGCGCTACAATGATGAACAAAATGTTTGAACTCTTAGAGGCTAGATGGCTTTTTGGAGAGGGTCGTTACGATGCCATTATCGAGACAAAGTCCCTCATTCACGCGCTTATCAACTTTAAAGACGGCTCAACCACCGCACACTTTGCCCATGCCAGCATGCAGCTCCCCATAGCATTTGCACTTGATGGAGCGATGCAAGAAAACATCCTCCCGCATGTAGATTTGCTAAAGGTCGGCTCATTGGAGTTTCGCGAGATAACAACAGATAGATACCCGATTTGGCGTATTAAAGAGGAACTTCTAAAAAACCCGTCCCGCGGCGTAGTCGTAAATGCCGCAAATGAAGCCGCTATCGAGAAGTTTATAGCTAAAGAGATAGGTTTTATGGACATAGCAAAAACAGTCATCGGGGCTTACGAAAAGTTTGACACTCTGCCAAAAAGCGTTGATGATGTATTTGCCCTTGATAAAGAAGTCAGAGCTTTTGTGAGATAGATTTTATATCTATATAGTATAAATATCTTTACTTTTGTACTATGACATAGTATAATATTTTCATTAATTATACTTTAGGAGTATATTTTGGAAGAACTGTTCTACAAATCAAATCCTTGGTGGGAAGAAGATTATTCATTTAACGGTAAAAGAAGAGAACTTTATTTAAAAGAGATAGAGAGCTTTTTTTCAAGCAAAGATATTGTTTTTTTAACCGGACTTAGACGCGTTGGAAAAACTTCGATACTCAAAAGTTTCATATCACAGCTTATAAACGAAAAAAACATCGTTCCAAAACATATTTTTTACATTAGTTTAGACCTTATTGCATTAGAAAAATTGAGTATTACACAAATTCTGCAAGAGTATAGAAAACTGCACAAAATAGCATCTAGCCAAAAGGTTTATCTCTTTTTGGATGAAGTGACTTCCAAACAAAACTATAGCCAAGAGTTAAAAAATCTCTATGATTTAGAAGATATTAAAATATACGCTTCAAGCTCATCAGCTTCACTTTTAAGAGATAAAAATGCCTATCTTACGGGCAGACAAAGAGTTATAGAGGTTATGCCGCTTGATTTTTACGAATATCTTGAGTTTAAAAATATAAAAGTTAAAAAATCCGATGCTTATCTACTAGAGAGCTACTTTGAAGAGTATATGAGTGACGGAGGTATGCCGGAGTATGTACTAGAGGGCGATATAAGTTACCTTCAAAATCTTATAGAT
This region of Sulfurimonas sp. genomic DNA includes:
- a CDS encoding phosphatidate cytidylyltransferase, translating into MNVFMVSKERLITGITLVVGVLIIGFVDNFFLMWLFLGAVYILAFYEAMRLFNIKNSDLIYFAVGVWLLAAIYPHSDDIFILICLAYAGAVAYNRNLSWKNFLPFIYPTAGMLFILSMYQGYGVLSLLWLLVIVALTDIGAYAVGTSMGKTPFSPTSPNKTLEGALGGVAVATMGGMFVGLSIVDLGVSIVISFMVALSSIFGDLFESLLKREAGVKDSGYILPGHGGVLDRIDGYLFGGIVMLVLLRGLV
- the dxr gene encoding 1-deoxy-D-xylulose-5-phosphate reductoisomerase — its product is MILLGSTGSIGVNTLEVAKKFSMGVEALVAGNNIELLNSQIKEHNPKTVVVANKEDIHRVNHNNVFSGEEAILRVIEESKSELVVNALVGFLGLRPTLTALKAGKKVALANKESLVACGAFIDTAKIQPIDSEHFGLWYLMQNRPIEKMIITASGGAFRDWDINKLQNATLADTQKHPNWSMGQKITIDSATMMNKMFELLEARWLFGEGRYDAIIETKSLIHALINFKDGSTTAHFAHASMQLPIAFALDGAMQENILPHVDLLKVGSLEFREITTDRYPIWRIKEELLKNPSRGVVVNAANEAAIEKFIAKEIGFMDIAKTVIGAYEKFDTLPKSVDDVFALDKEVRAFVR
- a CDS encoding ATP-binding protein; protein product: MEELFYKSNPWWEEDYSFNGKRRELYLKEIESFFSSKDIVFLTGLRRVGKTSILKSFISQLINEKNIVPKHIFYISLDLIALEKLSITQILQEYRKLHKIASSQKVYLFLDEVTSKQNYSQELKNLYDLEDIKIYASSSSASLLRDKNAYLTGRQRVIEVMPLDFYEYLEFKNIKVKKSDAYLLESYFEEYMSDGGMPEYVLEGDISYLQNLIDNILYKDIIAYHNIKNEQIIRDFYRLLMERSGKQLSLNKIANILEIGVDSAKRYLSYFEDTYLIYTIEKYGKLNERLKNPKKIYAGDVGLKNIVTGFRDKGAIFENLVFLKIKNLHPSYFYKDGIELDFMTENRTLIEVKYKSVLNEKQQKLFDTTEANKKIVVDGYRSFLDILLKG